Proteins found in one Haloferax litoreum genomic segment:
- a CDS encoding RAD55 family ATPase — translation MYDLGPDLDVEVEPGTNLLISGPPLTGKRSLALDILTEGTKQGEGAIIVTTKDGAERVLKDFAKRVPYEGNPVSVVDCVTRQQGVGDVRDDDRIKYTSSPVDMTGIGIKLSEVLQEYYQERGLKQNRIMLHSLSTLLMYADLQTVFRFLHVFTGRIQSVGGLGLFAIDADAHDDRTMNTIKQLFDGIITTYEDADPDVRLAGD, via the coding sequence ATGTATGACCTTGGCCCCGACCTCGACGTCGAGGTTGAACCGGGAACGAACCTTCTGATTAGCGGCCCACCGCTGACCGGCAAGCGGTCGTTGGCGCTCGACATCCTCACAGAGGGGACAAAACAGGGCGAAGGTGCCATCATCGTCACGACGAAAGACGGCGCAGAACGCGTCCTCAAGGACTTCGCCAAGCGCGTCCCCTACGAGGGGAACCCGGTCTCCGTCGTCGACTGCGTCACCAGACAACAGGGTGTCGGTGATGTTCGCGACGACGACCGAATCAAGTACACGTCGTCTCCGGTCGACATGACTGGAATCGGTATCAAACTCTCCGAGGTACTACAGGAGTATTACCAAGAGCGCGGCCTCAAGCAGAACCGCATCATGCTCCACTCGCTGTCGACGCTCTTGATGTACGCCGACCTCCAGACGGTGTTCCGCTTCCTCCACGTCTTCACCGGGCGAATCCAGAGCGTCGGTGGCCTCGGTCTGTTCGCTATCGACGCGGACGCCCACGATGACCGGACGATGAACACCATCAAGCAACTGTTCGACGGCATCATCACGACGTACGAAGACGCCGACCCCGACGTTCGTCTCGCCGGCGACTGA
- a CDS encoding ABC transporter ATP-binding protein, translated as MTQRPPTAETSDGSTDPTVPAIRAEGLTKRFGDAVAVDHLDLSIPQGHVYGFLGPNGAGKTTTMRMLTTLMPPTEGTASIMGTPLTDRSAVTRHIGYLPENAPVYEELTGREQLSYVAYLQDVPDDVAADRIDELLDRLDLTEDAHRPISTYSKGMRQKIGLIQALLHEPSVLFLDEPTSGLDPRAARTVLDVIQELSDDETTVFLSTHILSVVDELADTIGVLHEGRLVAEGAPSDLKHRAETGEERTLEQAFLEVTADHSEEATVEAGR; from the coding sequence ATGACTCAACGCCCTCCTACTGCAGAGACCAGTGACGGTTCCACCGACCCAACTGTGCCCGCAATCCGGGCCGAAGGGCTGACGAAGCGCTTCGGCGACGCTGTCGCCGTCGACCACCTCGACCTCTCGATTCCGCAGGGACACGTCTACGGATTCCTCGGCCCGAACGGTGCCGGGAAGACGACGACGATGCGGATGTTGACGACGCTGATGCCGCCAACCGAGGGGACGGCATCGATTATGGGTACCCCGCTGACAGACCGGTCCGCAGTGACCCGGCATATCGGGTACCTCCCAGAGAACGCTCCAGTCTACGAGGAACTCACCGGAAGAGAGCAACTGTCGTACGTCGCCTATCTGCAAGACGTTCCCGACGACGTCGCTGCCGACCGAATCGACGAACTTCTCGACCGATTGGACCTGACAGAAGACGCTCACAGACCGATTTCGACGTACTCCAAGGGGATGCGCCAGAAAATCGGCCTGATTCAGGCGCTTCTCCACGAACCCTCCGTGCTCTTCCTCGACGAACCGACGAGTGGACTCGACCCCAGAGCGGCCCGTACCGTCCTCGACGTGATTCAAGAGTTGTCGGACGACGAGACGACTGTGTTCCTCTCGACACACATCCTCTCCGTCGTCGACGAACTCGCGGACACGATTGGTGTGTTGCACGAGGGACGCCTCGTCGCCGAAGGTGCTCCGTCTGACCTCAAACACCGCGCCGAGACGGGCGAAGAGCGTACCCTCGAACAGGCCTTCCTCGAAGTGACTGCCGACCACAGTGAGGAAGCGACAGTCGAGGCTGGCCGATGA
- a CDS encoding geranylgeranylglycerol-phosphate geranylgeranyltransferase produces MSLGARARGFVELTRPGNALAAGVLTFTGAFVAGATLGDTLAVVAAVLATVFATGAGNAVNDYFDRDIDAINRPDRPIPRGAVTAGETKWFSVALFGGAVVSALALPLVAIAIAVVNLVALLAYTEFFKGLPGVGNVVVAALTGSTFLFGGASIGEPLGALVLCILAALATLTREIVKDVEDIAGDREEGLRTLPIVVGERPSLWIGVAVLVVAVAASVVPFARGDFGLAYLGFVVPADGVMLFASAQSFENPSAAQRRLKHGMFLAAFAFIVGRATSLTLAV; encoded by the coding sequence ATGTCTCTCGGAGCGCGGGCGCGCGGATTCGTCGAACTCACCCGACCGGGGAACGCGCTCGCTGCGGGCGTGCTCACCTTCACGGGTGCGTTCGTCGCCGGCGCGACGCTCGGCGATACGCTCGCAGTCGTCGCCGCCGTCCTCGCGACGGTGTTCGCGACAGGAGCGGGGAACGCGGTCAACGACTACTTCGACCGCGACATCGACGCTATCAACCGTCCCGACCGACCCATCCCCCGCGGCGCGGTCACTGCTGGCGAAACCAAGTGGTTCAGCGTCGCCCTCTTCGGCGGCGCTGTCGTGTCTGCGCTCGCGTTACCCCTCGTCGCCATCGCCATCGCGGTGGTGAACCTCGTCGCACTCCTCGCGTACACGGAGTTCTTCAAAGGATTACCGGGCGTCGGAAACGTCGTCGTCGCGGCGCTGACGGGGTCGACGTTCCTCTTCGGTGGTGCGTCCATCGGCGAACCCTTGGGGGCACTCGTGTTGTGCATCCTCGCGGCGTTAGCGACGCTCACCCGTGAAATCGTCAAAGACGTAGAAGATATCGCTGGCGATAGAGAAGAAGGACTTCGCACCCTGCCAATCGTCGTCGGTGAACGACCCTCGCTGTGGATTGGGGTCGCCGTCCTCGTCGTCGCCGTCGCCGCGAGCGTCGTCCCGTTCGCCCGTGGGGATTTCGGACTGGCGTATCTCGGCTTCGTCGTCCCCGCGGATGGCGTGATGCTCTTCGCGTCGGCCCAGTCGTTCGAGAATCCGAGTGCTGCACAACGCCGGCTCAAACACGGGATGTTCCTCGCTGCGTTCGCGTTCATCGTCGGGCGGGCGACGTCGCTCACTCTCGCCGTCTGA
- a CDS encoding DUF1059 domain-containing protein, giving the protein MAREVTCRDAGYDCDFVIRSENEDELIKFVQEHAKQTHDADMSSADIRNAWKTV; this is encoded by the coding sequence ATGGCCAGAGAAGTCACCTGCAGAGATGCAGGATACGATTGCGACTTCGTGATTCGATCCGAGAACGAAGACGAACTCATCAAATTCGTCCAAGAACACGCGAAACAAACGCACGACGCCGACATGTCGAGTGCCGACATACGGAACGCGTGGAAGACCGTCTAA
- a CDS encoding ATP-binding protein, translating to MNDHDRDDENQLNEQQLEKLRGNLRAFHDYLQSRAAQNVAQFAYSIDGRTFHYEAPLTLPIPVGSYVQIVTDDDQHYLGQIITKSVVKREGAELGLELDIQRDVFPEGVNMSSVTDRLRVSALEGTGVLLGTVTADSIAPTSNTDTFQTATLDRADAALVSRYLAGPRRNASLPIGQALYVDGDATVRLDAGGFNRHTFLCGQSGSGKTFSLGIVLEQLLLETDLRIIVVDPNSDFIGLDEPRPREEVNHFRPDPLSPEAYDELVGRYREATEGLHVYRPKTVASEDDDVLRVRFGDLSRTEQGTVLELDPLDDREEFNTFWHVLDGLDDREYSWDEVQDAIAHNFTAEARQLGLRIENLGLADWDVWCSPGESSLVDTLDRSDWRCLVLDVGTLGSASEKMVVTNAVLTHLWRERNRRRPTLVVVDEAHNICPQEPADELQAISTDTSVRIAAEGRKFGLYLLLSTQRPGKIHDNILSQCDNLLLMRMNSQSDLDHLSAILSHVPASLLDEATKFGLGETVLGGKFVQNPTFAKFEGRISVEGGSDVPSTWAKRRE from the coding sequence ATGAACGACCACGACAGAGACGACGAGAACCAACTGAACGAACAGCAACTAGAGAAACTTCGCGGCAACCTCCGGGCGTTTCACGACTATCTTCAATCGCGGGCGGCGCAAAACGTCGCGCAGTTCGCGTACTCTATCGACGGGCGAACGTTCCACTACGAAGCGCCGCTGACACTTCCCATCCCCGTCGGGAGTTACGTCCAGATAGTGACAGACGACGACCAGCACTATCTGGGACAGATTATTACGAAATCGGTCGTCAAGCGCGAGGGTGCGGAACTGGGTCTCGAACTGGACATCCAACGAGACGTCTTTCCCGAAGGCGTGAACATGTCCAGTGTCACAGACCGGTTGCGGGTCTCGGCGTTGGAAGGAACTGGCGTCCTCCTCGGGACAGTCACCGCAGATTCGATTGCTCCGACATCGAACACAGACACCTTTCAAACAGCCACGCTGGACCGAGCAGACGCCGCGCTGGTGAGTCGATACTTGGCTGGACCGCGTCGAAATGCGAGTCTCCCTATCGGACAGGCGCTGTACGTAGACGGCGACGCAACGGTCCGGCTCGACGCGGGAGGGTTCAATCGGCACACCTTCCTCTGTGGACAATCAGGGTCGGGAAAGACGTTCTCGCTCGGTATCGTCCTCGAGCAGTTACTCCTCGAGACCGACTTACGAATCATCGTCGTCGACCCGAACTCTGACTTCATCGGTCTGGACGAACCGCGCCCCCGCGAGGAAGTGAATCACTTCCGTCCGGACCCGCTTTCCCCCGAAGCGTACGACGAGTTGGTCGGGCGCTATCGAGAAGCAACCGAGGGGTTGCACGTCTATCGTCCGAAGACAGTGGCGAGTGAGGACGACGACGTGTTACGGGTTCGCTTCGGTGACCTCAGTCGAACCGAACAAGGAACAGTCCTCGAACTCGACCCACTCGACGACCGCGAGGAGTTCAACACGTTCTGGCACGTCCTCGACGGCCTCGACGACCGAGAGTATTCGTGGGACGAAGTACAGGACGCAATCGCGCACAACTTCACGGCGGAGGCCCGCCAACTCGGCCTGCGTATCGAGAACCTCGGGTTGGCAGACTGGGACGTGTGGTGTTCGCCCGGCGAATCGTCGCTCGTCGATACGCTCGACCGGTCCGACTGGCGCTGTCTCGTCCTCGACGTTGGGACACTCGGGTCGGCATCGGAGAAGATGGTCGTCACCAACGCCGTCTTGACGCACCTCTGGCGGGAGCGCAACCGACGCCGGCCTACCCTCGTCGTCGTGGACGAGGCACACAACATCTGCCCGCAGGAACCGGCGGACGAGTTACAGGCAATTTCGACCGACACCTCGGTCCGTATCGCCGCGGAAGGCAGAAAGTTCGGACTGTATCTCTTGCTTTCGACTCAACGACCGGGAAAGATTCACGACAACATCCTCTCGCAGTGTGACAACTTGCTCTTGATGCGGATGAACTCGCAGTCTGACTTGGACCACCTGTCGGCTATCCTCTCGCACGTGCCCGCGAGTCTCCTCGACGAGGCGACGAAATTTGGATTGGGTGAGACGGTGTTGGGGGGCAAGTTCGTACAGAACCCGACGTTCGCGAAGTTCGAAGGCCGGATTTCAGTAGAAGGGGGGAGTGACGTGCCATCGACGTGGGCGAAGCGCCGGGAGTGA
- a CDS encoding alpha/beta hydrolase, producing MSRWKRAVVVVVVVFLVAIGGAVVYFSLPFHGPSSSVQAVVDDPQVSVETTDGVHVLSPTNADSTVGLVFYPGGRVAPDAYYSTFAPVVKQTNATVFIPAMPLNTALLDTDAAAKIQRQNPAIQTWFVGGHSLGGVAACQYISSHEVQGLVLFASYCNVDLSTESVAVLSVTGSADTVLNRENYRAAQSRLPPTATSYEIQGMNHSQFGSYQGQRGDSPASISYDEAHRRLAEVVVPWMGGESVGA from the coding sequence ATGAGTCGGTGGAAGCGAGCAGTTGTCGTCGTGGTTGTCGTCTTTCTCGTCGCCATCGGCGGTGCCGTGGTCTACTTCTCGCTGCCGTTTCACGGTCCGTCGTCGTCGGTCCAAGCGGTCGTAGACGACCCACAGGTGTCCGTCGAGACGACCGACGGCGTCCACGTCCTCTCCCCCACGAATGCCGACTCGACTGTCGGGCTCGTGTTCTATCCGGGTGGTCGTGTCGCGCCTGACGCCTACTACAGCACGTTCGCACCGGTAGTCAAACAGACGAATGCCACGGTGTTCATCCCCGCGATGCCGCTCAACACTGCCCTCCTCGACACCGATGCTGCTGCGAAGATTCAGCGTCAGAACCCCGCGATTCAGACGTGGTTCGTCGGTGGCCATTCACTCGGGGGTGTCGCCGCCTGCCAGTACATCAGTTCACACGAGGTACAGGGCCTCGTCCTGTTCGCGTCCTACTGCAACGTGGACCTGAGTACGGAGTCGGTTGCTGTGCTGAGCGTCACCGGGAGCGCAGACACCGTTCTGAACCGCGAGAACTATCGGGCGGCGCAGTCGCGGTTACCGCCGACTGCGACGAGTTACGAGATTCAGGGCATGAACCACTCACAGTTCGGTTCGTATCAGGGGCAGCGGGGTGATTCGCCCGCTTCGATTTCGTACGACGAAGCGCATCGACGACTTGCCGAGGTTGTGGTTCCGTGGATGGGTGGTGAGTCGGTGGGTGCGTGA